Genomic segment of Synechococcus sp. A18-25c:
AAAAGCGAGCCGCCATTCTTCGATCGGAAGGCGAAAAAGAAGCCCAGTTGAATGAGGCTCGCGGGCGTGCTGAGGCTCTCGTTCTTGATGCGCGTGCCCAGAAAGAGGCGCTGATGTTGGAGGCCGAGGCTCAAGCCAATCAGCAGAGCGTGCTGGCTGAGGCCAAATCAGAGGCAGCTCGGGTAATGGCCAAAGCGCTGGCGGAAAGTCCTGAAGCCGAAGAAGCTGTTCGCCTGATGTTGGCTCAGGATTGGATGGCCATGGGTCAGCAGATGGCGAATTCCCCCGCTGGCAGTGTGTTGATGGTGGATCCCCAATCACCGGCTTCGCTGATTGCGGCGCTCAAGCAGTTCCAGCAGTCGAAGTCCTAAGCGACGAGCAGGGCTTTGAGTCCTTCGCTGTAGAGGATGCCGGTGCACAGCAATGCTCCGGCCCAGCACATGCCGCGCAACGGTGGAAGATTGGCGATGTAGGCGGGCAGGTAGAGGAAGCGCAGCAGGGGTTGCAGCAGTGCAGCTGGAACCGCCAAGCCAGGCAGTTCCCCCACCTGAAGTACGGCAATTAAGGCCAGCAACGCTGCCGGTGCATGGAGAGTGAAGGCTTCAAAACTGTTTTGATGCGCCCAGCTGGCCCGTTGCCCCCAGGCAGGCAGGCGCTCGAACATGGCCCTTGGTGCCTTCATATCGGCCATGGTGAAGTCAGCCTGGGAGCGGGCAGCACCCAGTGGAATGATGCTCGCGATGACGGCTGCTCCTGATAGCACGAGCGACCAGGCGTAGGGAGCAGCAGGGGTCTGGGTCAGCCAATCCGTGATGTTCACGACCGATCGCAAGAGACCCCAAACAATAGAGATCGACTGTTCATGAATGCGAAAGCTCATTTGAGCCTCCGTCCAGCGCATTGCATGGCAAGAGAGCGATCGGATGGCGATTGCTAGCCTTCAAACATCTGGTCGTTTTCGATGGCTTCATACTCTTTTGATGTGGTGTCTGACTTTGATCGCCAAGAACTGGTCAACACCCTTGATCAAGTGCGGCGAGATGTTTCTCAGCGTTATGACCTCAAGGATTCGGGCACTGAGATTAAGCTTGAAGAGACTGCTGTGGTCATCAACACAGCGAGCGATATGACCCTTCAGGCTGTTGAGGACATCCTTCGGACGAAAGCAACCAAAAGAAATTTGTCCCTCAAGATCTTTGATTTCCAGCCAGCAGAAACAGTCGGCGGCAACCGTGTTCAACAGACCGTCAAGCTGAAAAAAGGACTGAGCCAAGAGCTTGCCAAGAAAATGAGCAAGATGGTGCGTGATGAAATGAAGAAAGTAACAGTCGCTATTCAAGGGGAGAGTTTGCGAATTACAGGAAAAAGTAAGGATGATTTGCAACAGGTAATTCAGCTGCTGCGCTCAAAGGATGACGAGCTGGATGTTCCCCTTCAGTTTGAAAACTACCGATAGAGCTTCGATCGATTCGAGAATTAGTAATGACTCTATTGCCCTAATTTTTGTTTATTCTGTTGCTTGCCTGGAGAAAGAGGCTTGCAGGTATTGACACATTTGTGGCGCGTGGAATAAGCAATCGAGTATTAGCTGTTCTGCTAACGATCAAAGGTTCAGGTTGAGTTGAACGCCTCCGGCCCAGATCCCTGGTGTTTCGCCTGCACCGCCCGGGTTGATGATCCATTGCATGACTGGCTGGATTTGCAGCATTTCGGAAACGTAGATCGAATAATTGAGTTCAATCGTGGCTTCGTAGCTCTTGCCGGATAAAAGTGTTGAGCTGAAACTCGTGCGTTCGAGACCGAGGGCAAGCACGTCGAGTGGGCGGCTCGGAACAACACCCTGCGTCAGCCAGCCGCCGCCAACGAAGGTCGGATAAGGGTTGTTCTCAGGGTCAAGGCTGACAGTGCCTGCGACCCATAGGCGACTGTCGAGGCCGATGGGTAGGTCCAGTGGCCAGGTGATGGATCCGTAAATGCCACGGTTCAGTCCCTCACCCAGCTCATCTGCGTCATCGCTCAAGAGACGCGTGGATGTCAGATAGCCGCCCAATTGAAGCTCGGGCAAGGGCAATTGCCGGATCACGTTCGCCTGGGTGTCAGGACGAGGGATGGGTTTCGATAGATCGGTTCGCGATGGAAGCGGATTTCGGGTCCATTGAAGAGCTTGCATACCTCCCTGCACCTCGGGGATGCCCGGATTGACCCCCAGGCTTGAAGCAATGGTCGTCTGTGGATCGAGATAGAAGTACCCGTAGCCCAGACTTCCGAGCGTCTCGGAATGCGCCTTCACCTTGAGACCGGGTGCCACAAAAGGATTGATTGGCATGCCGATCACCAGCAAATTCATGGTGTTGTTGAACACCGAGCTGAAGTAGTTATTCATCACTGGTGAGGACACAAAGCCAGGCTCACCAGCCATGTCGGGTGCCAGCGACATCAGACCGAGTTGCGCTTCCCACCATCCACGGCCGCGGTTTCTAACAACGCTGGCCTCGGTGAGCCAGGTGCCAACGGGGTTCACCAGAGTCTGGAGGGTGAAGGCGGATCCCAGATCGGTGTTCAGATTGGGATTGCCGGCGTTGCTGGAGAGCTCCACGTTCAGCTGCCAGTGATCGAGCTCACTCCAGCTGTCTTGGTCTTTTTCGAATCCGCTACTGAGGGACAACCCGAGGTTGATGGATTGGAACCAACTGCTGGCACCAGGTCGATCACCCCCGACGACACCCACCATGGGCTGGGCGGTGACCGTGACGCTGAGGTCAGCCCATTCGGGCAGCCCCAATAAGGATTCGAGGGGACTTGTTCGAGCCGATGGGGCAAAGACTGCACTGCAGGTCAGTGCGAGGGCTGATGAGGTGAGCTTTAGAAACGTTCCCATCCATCCTGGTTGATGTGGAGGCATGGGAACGCATCAGGAGGGCTCAAAATCTCAGGCGACAGCAGCGAAGCTTTCGCGGAAGGCCTGGATTGTGCTCTCGATGTCTGTATCCGAGTGGGCCAGGGAGGTGAAGCCTGCTTCGAACGCGGATGGTGCGAGGTAGACACCTCGCTCGAGCATGGCACGATGCAACTTGCCAAAACGTGCGGCGTCAGTGGCTTTGGCTTCTTCGAAGTTCCGCACAGGACCTTCGCAAAGGAAGAAACCGAACATGGCGCTCACGCTGCCGGCGTAGATCGGCAGACCGGCGGCGGTGGCGGCCTCTTTGATCCCAGCCACCAACTTCTCGGTGGTGGCCGTCAGCTTCTCGTAGCTACCGGGTTGTTTTAGTAGCTCAAGGGTTTTAATCCCGGCCGTCATGGCCAGAGGGTTTCCACTGAGGGTGCCGGCCTGATACATCGGGCCTGCAGGGGCCACCATCTCCATGATCTCTCGACGGCCGCCGTAAGCGCCAACAGGAAGACCGCCACCGATCACTTTGCCCATGGTGGTGAGGTCTGGGGTCACGCCGAAATGGGCCTGGGCGCCGCCATAGCTGATGCGGAAGCCCGTCATCACTTCGTCGAACACCAGCAGGGCGCCATGTTCCTTGGTGAGCTCACGCAGGCCTTCAAGGAATCCTGGTTCGGGCTGAATGAAACCGGCGTTGCCGACGATCGGCTCGAGAATCACTCCGGCGATGGCCTCGGGATTCTCGGCGAAAAGTTGCTTGACCGCCTCAAGATCGTTGTAAGGAGCGGTGAGAGTGTTGGCGGTGGTGCTGCGGGGCACACCTGGAGAGTCGGGAAGTCCGAGCGTGGCGACACCGGAGCCCGCCTTCACCAGGAACATGTCCGCATGGCCGTGATAGCAGCCTTCGAACTTGATCACTTTGTCGCGACCTGTATACGCGCGCATCAATCGCAGAACAGCCATGCAGGCTTCTGTGCCGCTGTTCACGAAGCGAACCATCTCGACACTGGGGACCGCGTCGATCACCATTTCTGCCAGGGTGTTCTCCAATGAACATGGGGCTCCGAAACTGGTGCCCTTCTCAATGGTTTCTTGCAGCGCGCCGATGACTTCAGGGTGCGCGTGACCGCAGATGGCGGGGCCCCAACTACCGATGTAGTCGATGTATTTGTTGTCGTCCACGTCCCAGGCATAGGGTCCTTTGACGCGGTCGAAGACAATCGGCTGGCCTCCCACGGACTTGAACGCGCGCACGGGAGAGCTCACGCCGCCGGGCATCAAAGCCTGGGCTGCATGGAAGAGCTCCTGGGAGCGAGTGGTGTTCAAGCTTGGTGCTGTCACGGGGGCGGAAGCCAAAGGGCCGATGCAAACCGTGCAACATCCTGACCCAAGAACGACCCAAATCGGCTGATCTGTGTACGAAGACGCGTTTCCGAGTCTTTCGATGGCATGGTTGGTCCAGTGATTCAGACCGGTTTTGGTCCACGACTGGGCAGCTCTTGAGCAGGACCTGAGACGGTTTCTGGCCCCGCGCGACATCGTTTGTCGACGTGAGGAGTTGCTTGTATACGACTGTGACGGTCTCACCATGGATCGGCATAGCCCGCCGCTCGCAGTGCTGCCGAAAAGCACCGAACAAGTGGCAGCGGTGCTCAAGGCCTGTCATGCCCGCAGCATCCCCTTCGTGGCCCGTGGCAGTGGAACCGGGCTGTCGGGAGGGGCACTGGTGGAACAGGAGGCGCTGCTGGTGATCACCAGTCGCATGCGCCGGATCCTCTCCGTGGATCTGCCCAACCAGACGATCACGGTGGAGCCAGGTGTGATCAACAGCTGGGTGTCGCGTGCCGTTGCGGGGGATGGCTTTTATTACGCCCCTGACCCATCCAGCCAGGTGATTTGCAGCATCGGCGGAAACGTGGCGGAGAACTCCGGCGGCGTGCACTGCCTCAAATACGGCGTCACCAGCAACCACGTCCTCTCGATGCAGGTGGTTCTCCCCGATGGCGAGGTGACGCGCTTAGGGAGCGATCTCTCCGACAGCGCCGCCCTTGATCTGCGCGGCTCTTTCATCGGTAGCGAAGGCACGTTGGGCATCGCCACGGCGATCACGTTGCGGCTCTTGCGCGCTCCCCAAACTGTGGCGGTGCTGCTCGCCGACTTTCCTTCGATGGCGGCGGCGGGCGATGCCGTGCGCAGGATCACCCAGGCAGGGGTGTTGCCCGCTGGTCTGGAGATCATGGATCACACCTGCATTGCAGCTGTGAATGCGGCGTTCGAGCGGGAGGAATATCCAGCGGATGCCGGGGCCGTGTTGCTGATCGAACTTGATGGTCAGACCCAGGAAGTGAAGGAAGCCGTTGCCCTCACCAGTGCCCTGTGCCGTGAGGCCGGCGCGGGTGGTTTGCGAGAGGCCTGGGATGAAGCCGAGCGCGCCCGCCTCTGGAAAGGTCGTAAAAGTGCCATCTCGGCCCTCGGCCGCCAATGCCCGAGTTACTACCTCCAGGATGGTGTAGTGCCCAGGACTGCGCTTCCCTCGGTGCTCGCCGCGATCGACAGGCTTAGTGAAGAGCGCGGGCTGGTCGTCGCCAATGTGTTTCACGCCGGCGACGGCAACCTTCACCCGTTGATCCTCTACCGCGCCTCAGAACCTGGGGTGAATGAGCGGGTCAAAGCACTCGGGGCCGCCATCATGGAGTTGTGTCTGGATGCGGGCGGCAGCATCTCTGGGGAGCACGGGGTTGGCAGCGATAAGCGTTGTTTCCTGGATCGGATGTTCTCCACAGATGATCTGGCCACCATGCGTTTACTGCGCTCAGCCTTCGACCCTGAAGGGCGCGCCAATCCTGGAAAGATCTTCCCGACACCCCGCACCTGTGGTGAATCCCAGCGGCGTTACGTGGAATTGAAAAACCAGGCCGCACCGCTTCCTGATGAAGCAGTGGTCTACTAAACGTTGAAGGTGTCTTCGTCGGCTTCTTCGTCGTCTTCCCAGGCAAGATCAACCACGACGGGCGCGTGGTCACTGGGCTGCTCCAGGCCGCGTTCCTGTTTATCGATGCTGCAGCTGCGCGCTAGCTCCTGCAGGTCACTGCTGAGATAGATGTGATCGATGCGCCAGCCGGCATCACGGTTCCAGGCCCCACTGCGGTAGTCCCACCAACTCCAGTGCCCGCTGCTGGATTCGAACAGGCGGAAAGCATCCTTGAGGTCTGCTCCCAGGGCCTGCGTTAGGGCGAGGCGTTCGGCTTCGGTGGCCATGATCCCGCCGGTGAGACGGGCGGGGTCGTGTAGATCTCTGTCTTCCGGGCCAATGTTGAAATCACCAACAACACAAAGGGGTTCGTCCCGCGACTCCAACTGACGCAGGTAGCGCTCAAGGCAGCCCAGCCACGCCAGCTTGTAGCTGTATTTCTCTGAAGTGAGGCTTGAACCATTGGGGACGTAGAGATCGACCACTCGGATTCCATCCACCAGAGCACTGATCACCCGCTTCTGTTCGCTCAGGTCGGCGGCGACGTCATCGTTCTGCAACTCTCCGCTGAAGCCCACTCGCACGTCCTCCAAGGGATGGCGGCTGATCAAAGCAACGCCGTTGTATGACTTCTGGCCGTCGATGCTTACCTCGTAACCCCTCGACTGGAACGGCTCGAGAGGGAACAGAGGGTTGTCGACCTTGGTCTCTTGAAGGGCCAGCAGGTCCACATCACTCCGGTCCAGCCAAGCCAGCACATGGTCCAGCCGAGTCCGCACCGAATTGACATTCCAGCTGGCGATCCGCACAGATCCTTTCGAGCAAGACGTGTGACCCTTAGCATCTGACCGGCCCGCTGACTCGTCACCATGCCTTTTCAACGCATGTTCGCAGCTGTTGTGATGGCTGTCAGCGCAACATCTATCTGGCTGACCCCTGCAGCCATCGCCCAGTCATCGTTTGGGGGTCAGAGCCCTTTCGAAACCAACGAGGATCGCGACATTTTCAATAATCTCCCTGATGCGAAACGGCAGGGATCGGTGCTGGATGCCACCAACCCCATGGAACTGATGCAGCGTTTGCGCGAGGCCACGTCGATGAATGACGCCACGGACCCAGTGGATGCCATCGACGCCGCCCTGCAGGAGTTCAATCAGCCCTGATGCCGGTGCAGATTGATTGGCTGAAGACAACATCCCAATGCTGGTTACAGTTGCTGCGGGCTAGTGGATGCCCTTGAAACTGATGCGCGACCATCCCATTCCCGCGGTGACCGAGCCGCTGCAGTACCGGGCCATCGGTGTCGTGCGAGGAATCTTTAGACCGGAATCCGAGGACCAGCCCACGCGCGGGCATCTTGTTGATGCCGACGGCCAGGAGATCGAAGCTGTCGTGCTTGGGAGGATGCTCACGCTCATGCGTCGTCATCTCGAGATGAGCCAGCCGCACCTCTGGGTCGTCTATCCCCGTTGTCGGGAAGCCGGTCAATTGCATCTCCAGATTGCAGGAATTTGGGAGCCGAGCACGCTGGCGGCAACCCAAGATGACGGCGAAGCCCTCGACCCCTCAGTGGATCAGCTCCCCGAAGGAGACGACTACTTCTCGATTCGGGGTGAGCTGATTTACACCAAGCCTGAATCCTCTGAGCTGGTGATCAAGGTGCGCCAGTTGCCGCGCGCCGATGGATTCAAGCCCCTGCCCTTCAAGCTTCAGCTGAGTGGTGACGTGGAGTTGGCACATCTGCGTCACTTCGTAAGTTTGGATGTGCGCCGCCAGGGTCAGGCGCTGCAGGTGGAGTCGTTTGAGGTGATCGCCCCCATGCCAACCCGAGGCGGAAAGGGGCGTGGTGGGGCCTCCCGCCGAGGTGGTGCCGGGGCCGGCGCTCGTAACAGGCCTGCTCGTAACGGATGAACGCTTCACCGGTGTCTGCAACCACTGCTGGTTTTGCAGTGGCTGGCTGCACCGGCCTTGCGGTGTTCGGCCCTCTCGTCGGACTGTCTCCGGCCTGGATTGCCTTGCTCATCGGCAGTGGACTCCTGGGTCTCACCGTTGATGCGTCTCAGCTGGAAGGCATGGGCGGCCATCTTCTGGCGGAAGCCCTGCCTGGTGGTCGGTCCCGCCTTCGTCGGGTCGCACGCCATGAAGCGGGCCACTGGTTGGTGGCTCAGCAGGAGGAGCTGGCGGTTCGACGGGTCCTCGTAGGAACACGCGCCTGTCTGAAGGCTGGTTTGCGTTGCAATGGGGCGACGGAATTCGATCTGCCGGAGCAAGTGAGATTGCCTCTCGAGGATTTACGTCGCTGGAGCCGCGTCCTGCAGGCGGGAATGGTGGCCGAGGCCCTGCTGGAGGGAGAAGCTCGTGGTGGTGCTGATGATCGCGCCTTATTAGGTCGGATCTGGGGCTTGTCGGGACAAGATGTAGCAACAGCTCAGCGTGAGCAACGCCGTGCCCGCCGTGAGGTGGAGCAGTTGCTGAAGAAGCGATTGGATGAGCTGGATGGTGTAGCGGAACGGCTGCTGGAGGGCCTGGAGCCGGAGCCGGCATGACCACGCCGGTTTCAGCCGATTTTTTTGTGGATTGTCCGACCGGGCTTGCCGGAGACATGCTCCTGGCGGCCTGCCTGGATCTTGGTGTTCCGACTTCGGTGATTCAAGCGCCACTCCAGCAGCTTGGTCTTGATACGGCCTACGCGCTGCGTGTGTCTGAGGCCCAAAGTGGTGGCTTGCGAGGCCTGCGGCTCAAGGTGGATGCACTGGAGCCCGATCCAGCGCATCGCCATTGGGGTGATCTGCGCCGGCAAATCCTGGCGGCTGAGCTGAAGCCTTCTCTCCGGGACATGGTGCTTGCTGTGTTCTCCAACTTGGCGGAAGCCGAAGCAGCCGTTCACGGTGAGGCTCCTGAACAGGTGCATTTCCACGAAGTGGGTGCCATTGACAGCCTGGTGGATGTGGTGGGCGTCTGCGCCGCCTTCGATGTTCTGCAGCCTCGTTCCCTTTGCTGTCTGCCACCGCCGTCCGGCCGCGGCACGGTGTCCACGGCCCATGGCGTGTTGCCGGTGCCGGCACCGGCGGTGCTGGAGCTGGCTCAACGCCATGGTGTGACGCTGCGCAGCGGGGATGACTGGCCGGAAACCGAGCTGACAACTCCGACAGGGTTGGCCTTGATGACGGTGCTGGCCGATCGATTCGGCTGGCCGTCTCTGCTGGAACCCGAGTCCATCGGGATCGGTCTTGGACATCGCCAGCTGGACCGTCCCAATCTGCTTCGACTGATTCGGATGCGCCCCCGTTCGTCGGTGGCCCTCAACCAGCCGCACTGGCAGGAGTTGATGGTTCAAGAAGCATGGATCGATGATGCATCCGCTGAAGCGATTGCCTGGTTGTGTGAGCAACTGCGGGATGCAGGTGCTGTGGATGTGGCCTCTGCGCCTCTTCAGATGAAGAAAGGTCGACCCGGCACCTCGGTCATGGCCCTGGTGTTTCCCGAGTCTGCTGAGCGCCTGCGTCAGATCTGGTGGACGGCAAGCCCCACGCTTGGTGTGCGTGAACGGTTTCAGGGCCGCTGGGTGCTGCCCCGTCGGTGTGGATCCCTGGACACGCCCTGGGGTGCTCTCGCCGCCAAACAGGCCATGAAGCCGGATGGAAGCCTGGTGGTCAAACCAGAGCAGGATGCGCTTCAGTCCCTGGCTGATCGGGAAGGCCTTTCGCCGGAATCACTCCGCCAAACGCTGCGCTCGTCGACCCTGCCGTTTCGGCCAGAGGAGGACTGGACATGTTGAAGCGACTCCAAGCTCGCTTGTCCTCGTTCCTCCCCGGCGGCTTGAAACTCTGGGTCACTTTCCTCACCCTTGGTTTTGTGGGATGGGCCCTGGCAGGCCATGCCAAGGGTCTGAGTGAGCTGTCGATTTCAACCCGTGGTTGGTGGTGGTTGGTGACGGGACTGGGGCTGAGCTGGCTGAGCCTGGTGGTCAACGCCCTTGCCTGGAAAGTTCTTGTGGCATGGCTAGGCCATGGCTCCGGCCCGGTGCCATTGGTGCCTTTGTATCTCAGCAGCAACTTGTTGAAATACCTGCCGGGCGGGGTCTGGCATTTCCTGCGGCGTGTCCGGGCTCTTGGGCCCTCCATCGGCACAGGTCCTGCTCTCGTTTCTGTGCTGTTGGAGCCGATGCTGATGGCTGTGGCTGCGGTGCTGTGGATACCGTTGGGCGGATGGCAGAACGGTTTGGTTCTGTTGGCCCCGCTTCCTGCGCTTCTGTTGCTTCCTCGCTGGAGAGAGCCTCTGCTGTGTCGCCTCGAGCGCAGTCGACTCAAGCAGCTGAATCAGGCTGAACCCGCTCTCGAGGCTTTGCCACCCCCAGAGCAACTTGGCAGTGGTCGT
This window contains:
- a CDS encoding MAPEG family protein, with amino-acid sequence MNITDWLTQTPAAPYAWSLVLSGAAVIASIIPLGAARSQADFTMADMKAPRAMFERLPAWGQRASWAHQNSFEAFTLHAPAALLALIAVLQVGELPGLAVPAALLQPLLRFLYLPAYIANLPPLRGMCWAGALLCTGILYSEGLKALLVA
- a CDS encoding YajQ family cyclic di-GMP-binding protein, whose translation is MASYSFDVVSDFDRQELVNTLDQVRRDVSQRYDLKDSGTEIKLEETAVVINTASDMTLQAVEDILRTKATKRNLSLKIFDFQPAETVGGNRVQQTVKLKKGLSQELAKKMSKMVRDEMKKVTVAIQGESLRITGKSKDDLQQVIQLLRSKDDELDVPLQFENYR
- a CDS encoding carbohydrate porin, producing the protein MPPHQPGWMGTFLKLTSSALALTCSAVFAPSARTSPLESLLGLPEWADLSVTVTAQPMVGVVGGDRPGASSWFQSINLGLSLSSGFEKDQDSWSELDHWQLNVELSSNAGNPNLNTDLGSAFTLQTLVNPVGTWLTEASVVRNRGRGWWEAQLGLMSLAPDMAGEPGFVSSPVMNNYFSSVFNNTMNLLVIGMPINPFVAPGLKVKAHSETLGSLGYGYFYLDPQTTIASSLGVNPGIPEVQGGMQALQWTRNPLPSRTDLSKPIPRPDTQANVIRQLPLPELQLGGYLTSTRLLSDDADELGEGLNRGIYGSITWPLDLPIGLDSRLWVAGTVSLDPENNPYPTFVGGGWLTQGVVPSRPLDVLALGLERTSFSSTLLSGKSYEATIELNYSIYVSEMLQIQPVMQWIINPGGAGETPGIWAGGVQLNLNL
- the hemL gene encoding glutamate-1-semialdehyde 2,1-aminomutase gives rise to the protein MTAPSLNTTRSQELFHAAQALMPGGVSSPVRAFKSVGGQPIVFDRVKGPYAWDVDDNKYIDYIGSWGPAICGHAHPEVIGALQETIEKGTSFGAPCSLENTLAEMVIDAVPSVEMVRFVNSGTEACMAVLRLMRAYTGRDKVIKFEGCYHGHADMFLVKAGSGVATLGLPDSPGVPRSTTANTLTAPYNDLEAVKQLFAENPEAIAGVILEPIVGNAGFIQPEPGFLEGLRELTKEHGALLVFDEVMTGFRISYGGAQAHFGVTPDLTTMGKVIGGGLPVGAYGGRREIMEMVAPAGPMYQAGTLSGNPLAMTAGIKTLELLKQPGSYEKLTATTEKLVAGIKEAATAAGLPIYAGSVSAMFGFFLCEGPVRNFEEAKATDAARFGKLHRAMLERGVYLAPSAFEAGFTSLAHSDTDIESTIQAFRESFAAVA
- a CDS encoding FAD-linked oxidase C-terminal domain-containing protein, with the protein product MVHDWAALEQDLRRFLAPRDIVCRREELLVYDCDGLTMDRHSPPLAVLPKSTEQVAAVLKACHARSIPFVARGSGTGLSGGALVEQEALLVITSRMRRILSVDLPNQTITVEPGVINSWVSRAVAGDGFYYAPDPSSQVICSIGGNVAENSGGVHCLKYGVTSNHVLSMQVVLPDGEVTRLGSDLSDSAALDLRGSFIGSEGTLGIATAITLRLLRAPQTVAVLLADFPSMAAAGDAVRRITQAGVLPAGLEIMDHTCIAAVNAAFEREEYPADAGAVLLIELDGQTQEVKEAVALTSALCREAGAGGLREAWDEAERARLWKGRKSAISALGRQCPSYYLQDGVVPRTALPSVLAAIDRLSEERGLVVANVFHAGDGNLHPLILYRASEPGVNERVKALGAAIMELCLDAGGSISGEHGVGSDKRCFLDRMFSTDDLATMRLLRSAFDPEGRANPGKIFPTPRTCGESQRRYVELKNQAAPLPDEAVVY
- the xth gene encoding exodeoxyribonuclease III, with product MRIASWNVNSVRTRLDHVLAWLDRSDVDLLALQETKVDNPLFPLEPFQSRGYEVSIDGQKSYNGVALISRHPLEDVRVGFSGELQNDDVAADLSEQKRVISALVDGIRVVDLYVPNGSSLTSEKYSYKLAWLGCLERYLRQLESRDEPLCVVGDFNIGPEDRDLHDPARLTGGIMATEAERLALTQALGADLKDAFRLFESSSGHWSWWDYRSGAWNRDAGWRIDHIYLSSDLQELARSCSIDKQERGLEQPSDHAPVVVDLAWEDDEEADEDTFNV
- the larC gene encoding nickel pincer cofactor biosynthesis protein LarC, translating into MTTPVSADFFVDCPTGLAGDMLLAACLDLGVPTSVIQAPLQQLGLDTAYALRVSEAQSGGLRGLRLKVDALEPDPAHRHWGDLRRQILAAELKPSLRDMVLAVFSNLAEAEAAVHGEAPEQVHFHEVGAIDSLVDVVGVCAAFDVLQPRSLCCLPPPSGRGTVSTAHGVLPVPAPAVLELAQRHGVTLRSGDDWPETELTTPTGLALMTVLADRFGWPSLLEPESIGIGLGHRQLDRPNLLRLIRMRPRSSVALNQPHWQELMVQEAWIDDASAEAIAWLCEQLRDAGAVDVASAPLQMKKGRPGTSVMALVFPESAERLRQIWWTASPTLGVRERFQGRWVLPRRCGSLDTPWGALAAKQAMKPDGSLVVKPEQDALQSLADREGLSPESLRQTLRSSTLPFRPEEDWTC
- a CDS encoding lysylphosphatidylglycerol synthase domain-containing protein → MLKRLQARLSSFLPGGLKLWVTFLTLGFVGWALAGHAKGLSELSISTRGWWWLVTGLGLSWLSLVVNALAWKVLVAWLGHGSGPVPLVPLYLSSNLLKYLPGGVWHFLRRVRALGPSIGTGPALVSVLLEPMLMAVAAVLWIPLGGWQNGLVLLAPLPALLLLPRWREPLLCRLERSRLKQLNQAEPALEALPPPEQLGSGRRGYPWAPLGAELLFIASRFSGFWCCIQVFDLGTVLPAGRWMAAFSLAWAAGLVVPAAPGGLGLFEAVLLLRLGTSVPEAGLLAVALSYRLVVTLADVLAAAGARADRLLAESISKRSSSGSPSVAP